One stretch of Lemur catta isolate mLemCat1 chromosome 2, mLemCat1.pri, whole genome shotgun sequence DNA includes these proteins:
- the C2H16orf91 gene encoding protein CCSMST1, whose product MNRVLCAPAAGTVRGLRLVGWASRSLHPPPGGRARVQPAAEGEEDDPDRPVQFSSSKGIPLRWSVEQSLGKGHQRPWWKVLPFSLSLMVLVIWFYLRPESDADQWLRQVLGEEVPEPGDPPEEPGTQAAYGARA is encoded by the exons ATGAACCGTGTCCTGTGTGCGCCGGCGGCCGG gaCCGTCCGGGGGCTGAGGCTCGTGGGCTGGGCTTCCCGAAGCCTGCATCCGCCGCCCGGGGGCCGGGCCCGAGTCCAACCCGCGGCCGAGGGGGAGGAGGACGACCCTGACCGCCCCGTTCAGTTTTCCTCCAGCAAAGGCATCCCGTTACGCTGGAGTGTGGAGCAGTCCCTGGGGAAGGGACATCAGCGGCCCTGGTGGAAAGTGCTGCCCTTCAGCCTCTCCCTCATGGTTCTGGTCATCTGGTTCTACCTGAGGCCGGAGAGCGACGCGGACCAGTGGTTGAGACAAGTGTTGGGAGAAGAGGTGCCGGAGCCCGGGGATCCTCCTGAGGAGCCTGGAACTCAGGCTGCCTACGGGGCGAGGGCTTAA
- the PERCC1 gene encoding protein PERCC1 translates to MAAGVIRPLCDFRLPLPPHRSFLPSDLEPPETSEEEEEDDEEEEEEEEEELQGEGPGGCSPAPQCSGWAGATPEAASQGPGRPETPLQLLRFSELISSDIQRYFGRKDKGQDPDACDIYSNGSPAGSSAGELYCADLVRLAQGRPREEEEEAPEPGVCSPGGPGGQAHRLSLGRDRAQPLGPLAELFDYGLRRCAGPRAPGGRRMRLERKYGHITPMTQRKLPPSFWKEPTPSPLGLLHPGMPDFSDLLASWSAEACPELPGGGAQALEGTQLAEA, encoded by the coding sequence ATGGCCGCTGGTGTGATCCGGCCCCTGTGTGACTTCCGGCTGCCCCTGCCGCCCCACCGCTCCTTCCTGCCCTCAGACCTGGAGCCCCCAGAGACttcggaggaggaggaggaggacgacgaagaggaagaggaagaggaggaggaggagctgcagggTGAGGGACCAGGGGGCTGCAGCCCGGCCCCCCAGTGCTCAGGCTGGGCCGGGGCCACCCCGGAAGCAGCCTCTCAGGGTCCCGGCCGCCCCGAGACGCCGCTGCAGCTGCTGCGGTTCTCCGAGCTCATCAGCAGTGACATCCAGCGGTACTTCGGCCGCAAGGACAAGGGGCAGGACCCAGATGCCTGCGACATCTACTCCAACGGCAGCCCGGCCGGCAGCTCCGCCGGGGAGCTCTACTGCGCCGACCTGGTgcgcctggcccagggcaggccccgggaggaggaggaggaggcccccGAGCCCGGGGTCTGCTCACCTGGGGGCCCCGGGGGCCAGGCGCACAGGCTGAGCCTCGGCAGGGACAGGGCACAGCCGCTGGGACCCCTGGCCGAGCTCTTCGACTACGGTCTGCGGCGGTGCGCGGGGCCCAGGGCGCCGGGGGGCCGCAGAATGAGGCTGGAGCGCAAGTACGGCCACATCACCCCCATGACCCAGCGCAAGCTGCCCCCGTCCTTCTGGAAGGAGCCGACCCCCAGCCCCCTGGGCCTGCTCCACCCTGGCATGCCCGATTTCAGCGACCTGCTGGCCAGCTGGTCAGCGGAGGCCTGCCCCGAGCTGCCCGGTGGGGGGGCCCAGGCCCTGGAGGGGACCCAGCTGGCTGAGGCCTAG